GATAAATCAATTTGAGCATTGCGCTGAATTAGCAAAGCAGTTGGTAAGCCAATTACCTCTTGAAGGACTCAAACATGTTTTAGTTATTTCTGATGGTCATTTAGTGAATGGTTCTGAACTGGTTGATGGTTTACAGCAATACTTGCCTCAAGGCGTCATGGCAACGGGTGGCTTAGCTGGCGATGGTGAGCGTTTTAGCCAAACCACGGTATGGCACAATAAACGCATAGAAAGTGGCCTGATTGTGCTGGTTGGACTGTATGGTGAACGGTTATCTGTTGGTTGTGGCAGTTTAGGCGGATGGCGTCCATTTGGGCCTAAGCGCCTGATCACTAAATCGACAAATAATGTACTTTATGAACTTGATGGTCGACCAGCATTAGATTTGTATAAAGAATTTTTAGGTGAGTTTGCCAGTGATTTACCTGCATCTGCTTTGTTATACCCGTTGGCGTTACAACAACAGGGTGAGCAAGAACATGTAGTTCGGACCATATTATCAATTGATGAATTACAAAAAAGTATGTTGTTCGCTGGTAACATGCCCGAAGGTGCAACCTGCCAGTTAATGCATTCTAATTATGAGGACTTACTCGATGGTGCTCAACTTGCGGCAGATCAAGCTGGAGCGTGTTTTAAAGGAACGCCGCCAGAATTAGCCATATTAATCAGTTGTGTCGGTCGCAGATTAGTTTTAGGACAGCATGTTGAAGAGGAATTAGAAATTATTAAAGAAGGCTTACCAGCAAAATGCGCTATTTCAGGCTTTTACTCGTATGGTGAAATATCGCCTATTCAATCTATTGGTCGGTGTGGTTTACATAATCAGACCATGGCTGTGACGTTACTTTCTGAGAAATAGTGATATTAACCATGCATAAACTGCTATTACGCCAGCTTAAGCGTAACCCAAGAGACGAGTTATTTATTTCAGAAAATGATGCTCTTTTGAATTCAATATCCGATGCTTATACGCAACATGATCAAAGCGTAAAAATGTTAGAGCGTTCTTTATATCTTATTTCCAATGAGTTAAACGATCGTAACCAAACCTTAAAAGACCAGCTAGCCATGATGAAACAGGTTCAAGACAAGCTTGAACATTCTATTGGTTTATTAAATGCAACCGTTAATTCCACTGGTGAAATTTTATTTGTCTATGGATTAAATGGCGAGCTGATGTCATTTAATACTATGGGGCAGGATTTTATTGACGAACTCGGTTTTACATTAGATTCACATTGGGAGGACCTTCTTGGCATTTTCAAAGATAAAAATCATATGTTGTCGATTATTGATAATCTCAACCGAGACCCATTTCAATACTTAAGTGGCACCATTGAGTTGCTCGATAAACGCTTCTTTGACTTTAGGTCTCTCCCACAAATTCAAGACGATAAAATTTATGGTCGAGTGTGGTGTTTTCGCGATGTGACAACGCAAAAGCAGTATGAGGCGACAATTGAATATCATGCTTTTCATGATTCGCTTACCGGGTTACCAAATCGTGCGTTGTTATTGGACAGAATTAGTCATTCGATTGCCACCAGTAAAAGAGAACATAAAAAGCTTGCGGTATTATTTTTAGATTTAGATGACTTTAAAAAGATTAATGATACAGAAGGTCATGACGCTGGTGATTTATTGTTGAAAGAAGTGGTAAGACGACTGCAAACACGCTTGCGTGAATTTGATACTTTATCCCGCCAAGGCGGTGATGAGTTTATTATTGTATTAGAACAAATCGAGTCAGAAATGACCATAAAACAGGTCTGCCAAGACTTGTTAGCACTGATTAAACAGCCTTTTACTATCGGTTCGCGTCAGTTCGTTGTGACATCGAGTATCGGTATATCACTGTTTCCTAATGATGATGACAATGCTAATGCGCTGATCCGCAAGGCGGATTTAGCCATGTATGAGTCAAAGTCATTAGGTAAAAATAGCTTCCATTTTTACAGTCAGGCGCTTGAGAAAGAGGCCTTAACTCAACTTGCTATTGAGCAAGAGCTGCGTAATGCCATTGAAGATAATGCCCTGTATTTAGTGTATCAACCTAAAGTTGATTTACGCACAATGAAGATTGTCAGCGTTGAGGCACTATGCCGCTGGACGCAGCAAGATGGCACTGTTGTAACACCCGATGTGTTTATTACAATCGCAGAGCAAACAGGGTTAATTATTGATATTGGTTGTGTGGTGATTTCTAAAGCCTGTTTACAGTTAGCAACCTGGCGAGATGCAGGTATCACTGAGTTAGCTATTTCCATTAATTTAAGCTGTATTGAGTTTCAAAATGAAGCGCTCATTGCACACCTCATTGATTGCTTAAATCATCATCAATTAGAAGGTAAATATCTGATTATTGAATTAACGGAATCGATTTTTATGGAAGATAAATTCAATGTCAAAGACATTATGCTTAGGCTTAATCAGTATGGCATTACTTTCGCGCTTGATGATTTCGGTAAAGGTTATTCATCATTTAGTTACCTACAGTTTTTACCGTTGCATTATCTGAAAATTGATAAAGCTTTTTTACAATACGTTGAGAGCAGCAGTTCATCGGCAGCCATTGCCAAGACCATTATCGATATTGGTCATAATCTTGGTTTAAAAGTTATCGCAGAAGGGGTAGAGGGCCAGTTTATGCTGGATTACATTAAGACCTATAAATGCGATTTAGCTCAGGGGTTTTATCTGTACAAGCCAATGTTGCCCGACGCTATAGCATCCATATATCTTGCCAATCATGCTTCTGTTGATGCTTAAAAGTGACA
The Shewanella vesiculosa DNA segment above includes these coding regions:
- a CDS encoding bifunctional diguanylate cyclase/phosphodiesterase; this encodes MHKLLLRQLKRNPRDELFISENDALLNSISDAYTQHDQSVKMLERSLYLISNELNDRNQTLKDQLAMMKQVQDKLEHSIGLLNATVNSTGEILFVYGLNGELMSFNTMGQDFIDELGFTLDSHWEDLLGIFKDKNHMLSIIDNLNRDPFQYLSGTIELLDKRFFDFRSLPQIQDDKIYGRVWCFRDVTTQKQYEATIEYHAFHDSLTGLPNRALLLDRISHSIATSKREHKKLAVLFLDLDDFKKINDTEGHDAGDLLLKEVVRRLQTRLREFDTLSRQGGDEFIIVLEQIESEMTIKQVCQDLLALIKQPFTIGSRQFVVTSSIGISLFPNDDDNANALIRKADLAMYESKSLGKNSFHFYSQALEKEALTQLAIEQELRNAIEDNALYLVYQPKVDLRTMKIVSVEALCRWTQQDGTVVTPDVFITIAEQTGLIIDIGCVVISKACLQLATWRDAGITELAISINLSCIEFQNEALIAHLIDCLNHHQLEGKYLIIELTESIFMEDKFNVKDIMLRLNQYGITFALDDFGKGYSSFSYLQFLPLHYLKIDKAFLQYVESSSSSAAIAKTIIDIGHNLGLKVIAEGVEGQFMLDYIKTYKCDLAQGFYLYKPMLPDAIASIYLANHASVDA
- a CDS encoding FIST signal transduction protein, coding for MHTFQTVYQDSHWVTPLPQHADINLVLAFGSPELMLDNKLNDELSSAFPNAQIVGCSTSGEIQDDCLYDNSICVTAIDFEHTQVHVVSHSINQFEHCAELAKQLVSQLPLEGLKHVLVISDGHLVNGSELVDGLQQYLPQGVMATGGLAGDGERFSQTTVWHNKRIESGLIVLVGLYGERLSVGCGSLGGWRPFGPKRLITKSTNNVLYELDGRPALDLYKEFLGEFASDLPASALLYPLALQQQGEQEHVVRTILSIDELQKSMLFAGNMPEGATCQLMHSNYEDLLDGAQLAADQAGACFKGTPPELAILISCVGRRLVLGQHVEEELEIIKEGLPAKCAISGFYSYGEISPIQSIGRCGLHNQTMAVTLLSEK